GCTATTATCAACAATTCAAACCATCGTTCGCTCATGGTGATATGGTGATTGTTTCGGTTCAACAAATAATGCATCAAGGTCATATGGAACCGTTATCGATACATCAGTTAGCGAAGCAAGTAAACCTTACTGAACGTACTATGCAAAGACGGTTCCTAAAGGCTACGGGTTACAATCCAAATCAGTATTTGCAGCGTCTCAGAATACAGAATGCATGTGACTACCTGGAAAGTACAAAACACTCATTTGAATGGATAGCCAACCAAGTTGGTTACGAAGATATCAGTGCATGTCGAAAGGCCTTTATCAATATTGTTGGATTAACACCACGCGAGTTTCGAAAGAGGTTTTCCTGATTCAGATGTTCCAGATTTAAATTCAGCTTTTTATGGCTAAATTGATTTTGCCCTGTTTATTGTTCATCGGGTTCCTCGAACAGACTGCATAAGAGGATCACCTAACAAACTTTAGTAATGCTACAAGGCGAATGCTTTTTGGATTACTGTTCAAACCTCATGTACAACCATTGAGGCTCTCTTTGCTAAATCCACCTATCTACTGACTAAAATGGGAACAAAGTATTTACTTTTGAATCCAAGAGAGATTTCAACTTATTAAGCCCTTCGCGTAGCCTCGCTTCAGTGCTGACTGACATTAATGAAAGACGGATATGACCCGCTTCTATGCCATTTACATCAAAATAGCTGCCACTGCTGACAAGGATATTTTGATTTTTAGCTTGTTGAACTAGGTGCTCTGCTTTCCATTGTTCTGGTAAAGGCAACCAGATGTGATATCCAGTGGATCTGCATTGAATCGTTGGGATGATCTCGCGAGCCATTAACTGCCTTTCTTGAGCAGTGCTACGTTGAGAGTTTGCTAATTCAAATGCTTCCCCTGTTTCTATCATGTGGGTTGCAGCGCTAAAGTTGATGGGAGATGGAAGCCAGATAGTCGCTCGTATATGGGCATTTAGCAGAGCAATCTGGCTATCGGGCGCTTTGATATAGCCACATCTCATAGCTGGACTGATTGCTTTCGAAAGTGCCGATATATGAAAAGAGAGTTCTGGAATAAAGTTACTGATAGTGGGTATTGGCTTCTCATCAAGAAAACAGTAAATGTCATCTTCAACAAGCCATATGTTATGTTGACGAATAACCTTAGCGACCTCTTCCCGGCGAAATTCAGGCATGGTGATTCCGGTTGGGTTCTGGTGTGATGGAACGATAATGACCAGTTTAGGTTTGTGCTCTGCAATAACCGCGTCTAAAGCGTCCGGAGATACCCCATATTCATCCATCGGAACACCCACGATATTACGCTCAGAAAGATTGGCTATAGCAAAAATACCAGGGTAAGTAAGAGACTCTACAGCGATGGTATCGCCAGGTTTCGTCATAGCGTCGATGAGTAGAGAGAGCGCATGTTGTGCGCCACTGGTCAGAATTGTATTGTTGGCATTCCCGCCTTCCAAACCATAGTGCTCAGCCCAAGTCACTCCAGCTTGACGATGGGTTTCATGCCCTGAATGCTCAACATAGCCGATCAGCTCCGATGTTATTTTATTCGCTGTAGACTGGTAAGCCCGTTGAAGTGAATCAACATTTTTATGCAGACAAGGCTGAAGAATAGAAAAATTATAATCGTCACTATGCTCCGGTGCCTGGATCGCTTTACCCAAATCAGACCTTTCACATACATAGGTTCCCCGACCTACGTGTGATTCAATTCTCCCTTTATCTGCAAGTAGGTTGTAGGCTTTGGCGACGGTCGCTGGTGTCGTTTCCAGTTCATCGGCAAGCACTCTGTGAGTCGGTAGCTTTGAGTTAGGTTTATATTCCCCCGTTTCAATTCGACTCTCGATGATGTTGGCAATTTTGACAAACTTGGCGTTGCTCACTGGCGCTCCTACAGATACTTCAATGACTCTCACAGATTGTTACCTAGTTTAATTCATTTGAAAAATTATAAACATAAGTAAATTAACCGCATTGACATATGTCAATATGATCAATTAAGGTATTTCAATGTAATAAGCATCGTCAGTAAAAAGGGAACAATATGAATAATTCAAATAACATTTCAAAAGTCGCTTTCATTGGTTTGGGTGTAATGGGATATCCAATGGCAGGACATCTTTCAAATCGTGGCTTTGACGTTACTGTCTATAACCGTACGACTTCAAAGGCTCAAAATTGGGCAACTGAATATGCGGGTAAGTCTGTGGTTACACCATCAGAAGCGTCTGAGGGAGCCGATGTTGTTGCTCTCTGTGTCGGAAATGATGATGACGTTCGAAGTGTCGTATATGGTGATACTGGTGTACTTAACAGTATGTGTGCAGGTTCGGTATTGCTCGACCACACAACAACATCAGCAGAGCTGGCCGAGGAACTTGCTTCTAAGTGTGCGGAGAAAGGCATACATTTCATTGACGCTCCAGTGTCAGGTGGCCAGGCAGGCGCTGAGAATGGCGTGTTAACCATCATGTGTGGTGGAGAAAAAGACGTTTTTGAAGCTATTTCTCCAGTACTCTCAAGTTATTCAAATCAAGTCGTTCTGCTGGGTGACAACGGTCAGGGGCAGAGATGCAAGATGGTTAATCAGATATGTATTGCTGGGGTTTTAAAAGGACTCAGTGAAGCGGTGCTTCTTGCCCAGAAATCAGGTCTGAACATAGAGCAGGTTGTTGATGTGTTAAAACATGGAGCAGCAGGATCATGGCAGATGGAAAACCGTGCAGTCACTATGTCTGAGAACAAGTTTGACTTTGGGTTTGCAATTGACTGGATGCGCAAAGACCTCAGGTTTTGTCTTAACGAAGCAGAAAAAAATGGGTTATCTCTTCCTCTTACTGAAGAAATTGATCGTCAGTACCTCTCTTTGCAAGAAAGAGGATTTGGTCGTCTTGATACTTCTGTGCTGATAAAAGCATGTGGAAATGAATAGTCGGAGAGATAGCGATGGAATGGTTAGGAAATGATATTACGCTTTTAATACTAGTGGCATTAATGGTATCAGCCTTTGCGGCTGGTTTCATTGACTCAGTAGCAGGCGGTGGAGGATTAATCTTAGTCCCATCTTTTATCCTTGCTGGATTGCCACCTCAATTAGCTCTTGGACAAGAAAAAATTGTCAGCACATTAGGTACTATCGCAGCAATACGTAATTTTATACGAAATAAAAAAGTAATTTGGACTGCCGTGGCAACAGGTATCCCAGCCGGCCTCATCGGTGCGTACGCGGGTGCACAAGCTATTCTCTACTTTGATCCCGATACTATCGGTAAAATCATTCTCTTTATGCTCCCTTTCGGAATAATTTTATCGTTCATTCCGAAGAAGAATCGCAATGAAGATAACTCTGCTCCAATTAATAAAACAGTCATTTTATTTGGCGTTCCAACTGCTGTACTTGTAATTGGTTTCTATGACGGATTCTTTGGTCCTGGTACCGGTAGCTTTCTAATTCTGGCGTTACACTACTTACTTAGGTTCGATTTAGTTTCAGCATCAGCGACTTCCAAGTTGTTTAACTTTTCCTCTAACATCGGCGCATTATTCGCCTTCATGATTGCAGGTAACGTCTTATATATGCTGGCAATGCCTTTAGTAGCAATGAATTTACTTGGGAACCATGTTGGTAGCTCATCAGCAATGAAGTATGGCGCCAAACTGATTCAACGAACCATTTCAGTATCACTCAGTCTGCTGATGATATCGCTGGGTTATAAATTCCTGATTTAAAAACGAGCCAACAAAATTTATACGATAGAACTCTCATCCAATGCGGATGAGAGTTCTAGTATTAATCTATGCTATCTGAACCACACTTTCAGCAGAGACTATGGGGTTTCCCATACCTGATTTAATCCGTATTTTGCTAAATTAAGTGGAAACTCTAACGCGTTTCTGTCCAATTTTTAGTTAGCGAACCGGTAACATTTTGCACTTTAACTATCTTTAAAACCTGTCTTTCCGGAAATAAGGCACGAATTATCCAGAATCTTTCACACCAACGAAACTTACGTGAAAGCGAGATCCCGCATCTTCTTCGCTTAGGCTCATGTGCGGGATGACCGGGTTGGAGGATTAATGCTTGCCCAAAAGCGATTTATAAATTGCTGATGCTCGGTCTGCAATTGTCATTACAGCTAAGTAAGCCCCCATCAACCGAAACGCTTGCGAACGCTACTCGCTTCGCTTACCTTCAACACACTTTTGAGAAAACGAAGTAAGTCATGAATTTGTTGGCTTGATACTGTAAGCTTACGCCTGCTTTTATTTGATTCGTTGTATTTAGAAAAGAGAAAACCATGTCTTTACCTGCTTGCCCAAATTGTCAGTCGGAATATGTGTACCAAGATCAAGAACAATTGATTTGCCCTGAATGTGCATATGAGTGGAACCCGCAAGAAGAGCTGGAGAATGTGTTTGTTGCGCGTGATACCAACGGCACGGCGCTGGAAGAGGGCGATAAGATCACCTTGATTAAAGATTTGAAAGTAACGGGCACATCGCAAGTGTTGAAGATTGGCACGAAAGGCTCGATTCGCCGTATTATCGAAGGCAAAGATCATGAGCTAGATTGTAAGTTATCGGGCGCGGGCGATATGATGGTGTCGGCCAAATATGTTAAAAAAGCCTAAGCCTTATTCCCTGTAAAGATTTGCAGTAGTCAGCCACGCTTAACTTTTGTTTGCAACGGCCAAGAGTAGAGCGATACCCTGTTGGCCCATTTTTGAAAAGATTCCGTTATGTCAGATGAAAAACTCGCATTGAAGTGGATGCGCCAACAAGCTCAGAAAATCGATCCTTATGTGGTTAATCCAACGTTTGAAGAGTGCGTAGAGCTGCTTGAACCTGCTTTCAAAAAAGGCAAAAGTGTTGCACAACTCAAACACTTATTAGGTGAAGCTGATCGCCGAGCTGGAGCTGCTGAGCGTAAACACGCTGCGCTCAAATACGCCAAAGAAAAGAACCCTAATGCCGGACAAGTGATGCGTCTGCAAGGTAAGTTGCAACAAGTACAGTTGGCACTAAAACTGGCGACCGGCGACAGCAATATGACGATTTCTCAATTTTGCGCCGAATACGATGTCTCTAAAAAAGATGGCAGTAACGCTTGGCATGACACCTTGGTGAAGTTGAGTAAAAAAAAGTAGGTTCTTATTTATCTATCCTCAGATGAGGCTATTTAGTTTGCTTATATCAAAAAGCGCCTCATAGTTCTATGAAGCGCTTTTGTTATTTGGCGATTAACGGTGAGTCTTATGCTTCCAAGATCGCCTGTAATTCACCTAGTGAGCTCACGGTGTAGTGCGGGTTAATCCCGTCTGTGGCTTGTGCGCCGTGTGAGTTGAGCCAGCAGGTTTCAATACCGAAATTAATTCCGCCCAGAATGTCAGAATGCAGGTTATCACCCACCATTAATACTTTGGATTTGCATGGATTTCCGGCGCGGTTTAAGGCGTGTTCAAAAATGATTTGATCCGGTTTGGCGGTGCCCACTTGCTCTGAAATGATCACCTGCTCGACGTATTTGTTCATACCAGTACGGGCGAGGCGAATTTCTTGTAAATCAGTAAAACCGTTCGTGATGATGCCGACTTTGGCTTTACCTGCAATCGACTCCATGAGTTCTTTGGCGCCGGGTAGCACTGCACAAATATCTGCCATGGCTTCTAAGAATGCAGTATTCAGCTCTGATGGCGTAGTGCCCAATTTATTGGCCCAACCTTCAAAACGAATGTGTTTTAGTTGCTCGGCAGTAATATCGCCATTTTGATAATCCACCCACAGCGGTTTGTTGACCGCTTGGTATTCACTAAAATCTTGTTCAGTGAAGGTCACGCCTTTACGCTCAAACATCAGTTGCATGCCTTTGAACGCATCAAAGTGAAACAACGTCTCGTCGGCATCGAAGAAAATCCATTCGTACTTCATTATTCAGACCTTAATGATTATTTGAACTAGGTTGGTGCGCAATGTTACCGACTTCAAGTAAAGGTGCAACATCCAGATCAGCAGCGTTCATCATGGTAGAAATGCGTTGTACGGATGATAACAACAAAGACTGTTCCCACGCTTCAAGGTTTTGGAAGCGTTGGATAAAGTGATCTTGCAGTGGCAGAGGGGCTTTCTCTAGCAAGGCGGCGCCTTCTTCAGTTAAGTAGGCGTGAACTTTACGTTTGTCTAGTTGGCTGCGGCGACGTTCCACTAACCCGCGTTTTTCAATGCGGTCGATAATGGTAGTTGCAGTCGCTTGGCTCATGTTGGTATTGATCGAGATCTGGCGAATAGTCACTTCACCTGAATCACGAATTGAGCGCATGATTAACAGCTGCGGGCCGGTTAAACCAAGCTCTTTATTGAGTTGTCGTGAGTGTAGATCGATGGCGCGAATGATTTGTCGAATCGCGATCAAGACTTCTTCGTGTTTATCCATGTGCTTGCCCCTGTGTTTGAGAGCAGGAAAATACAATAATTCCTTATGTTGGAAAAGGATTAATTTGAATAATTGGAGCGGCACATTCACCGCTCCAGTGTTATTTGAGTTTGTGCGTTATTTTGCAGCCGCTTTCGCCTGCTCAATCCATCCATTAAATTGTTTTTGGTGAGCTTTAATCCAGCCATCGGCTTGGGCTTCAATATCGGCCGGTTTGTTCTGCCCTTGACGCATCATCATGTTTTGTTTGCTGATATCGTTAATATCGAGCTTCATGATAGAAAACAGCTTAGCTGCCGCTGGGTTGTCTTGCGCAAATTGTTTGTTGGCGACAATACGCATGGTGTTCACTTGGAAACCGTAGTTATTGCCGTTTGGTAGTTCAGTATCTTGTTGTAGCCCTTCAGGCATGGCAGAAAAAGGCACTTGCAACCAAACCACATCTTTACCTGGAACTAATACACTACTCACCCAATACGGTGTCCAAGTATAGTAAATGACAGGTTGGCCGCTTTTATAACGTGAAATGGTATCGGCAATTAAAGCGGAATAGCTGCCTTGTTGCTGAGTCACGGTATCTTCAAGACCATAAGCTTTGATTTGGTGATTGATAATAGATTCGGTTGTCCAGCCCGGTTCACCGCCGGTGAGATCGGCTTTGCCATCACCATCAGTATCAAACAGTTTGGCGAGCTTAGGATCTTTCAGCTGCGCAAGGTTGGTGATGTGGTATTTATCG
The Vibrio gangliei genome window above contains:
- a CDS encoding MarR family winged helix-turn-helix transcriptional regulator; protein product: MDKHEEVLIAIRQIIRAIDLHSRQLNKELGLTGPQLLIMRSIRDSGEVTIRQISINTNMSQATATTIIDRIEKRGLVERRRSQLDKRKVHAYLTEEGAALLEKAPLPLQDHFIQRFQNLEAWEQSLLLSSVQRISTMMNAADLDVAPLLEVGNIAHQPSSNNH
- a CDS encoding zinc ribbon domain-containing protein YjdM, which codes for MSLPACPNCQSEYVYQDQEQLICPECAYEWNPQEELENVFVARDTNGTALEEGDKITLIKDLKVTGTSQVLKIGTKGSIRRIIEGKDHELDCKLSGAGDMMVSAKYVKKA
- a CDS encoding aminotransferase-like domain-containing protein; its protein translation is MSNAKFVKIANIIESRIETGEYKPNSKLPTHRVLADELETTPATVAKAYNLLADKGRIESHVGRGTYVCERSDLGKAIQAPEHSDDYNFSILQPCLHKNVDSLQRAYQSTANKITSELIGYVEHSGHETHRQAGVTWAEHYGLEGGNANNTILTSGAQHALSLLIDAMTKPGDTIAVESLTYPGIFAIANLSERNIVGVPMDEYGVSPDALDAVIAEHKPKLVIIVPSHQNPTGITMPEFRREEVAKVIRQHNIWLVEDDIYCFLDEKPIPTISNFIPELSFHISALSKAISPAMRCGYIKAPDSQIALLNAHIRATIWLPSPINFSAATHMIETGEAFELANSQRSTAQERQLMAREIIPTIQCRSTGYHIWLPLPEQWKAEHLVQQAKNQNILVSSGSYFDVNGIEAGHIRLSLMSVSTEARLREGLNKLKSLLDSKVNTLFPF
- the proX gene encoding glycine betaine/L-proline ABC transporter substrate-binding protein ProX; amino-acid sequence: MKNTTKTLYLSALASCAMSLSTQADELPGKGITVQPVQSTIAEETFQTLIVNKAMEQLGYTVKTTQEVDYNVAFTSIANGDATYLAVNWDPQQKDKYELGGGDEKFYRKGVYVNNAAQGYMIDKKTADKYHITNLAQLKDPKLAKLFDTDGDGKADLTGGEPGWTTESIINHQIKAYGLEDTVTQQQGSYSALIADTISRYKSGQPVIYYTWTPYWVSSVLVPGKDVVWLQVPFSAMPEGLQQDTELPNGNNYGFQVNTMRIVANKQFAQDNPAAAKLFSIMKLDINDISKQNMMMRQGQNKPADIEAQADGWIKAHQKQFNGWIEQAKAAAK
- a CDS encoding NAD(P)-dependent oxidoreductase is translated as MNNSNNISKVAFIGLGVMGYPMAGHLSNRGFDVTVYNRTTSKAQNWATEYAGKSVVTPSEASEGADVVALCVGNDDDVRSVVYGDTGVLNSMCAGSVLLDHTTTSAELAEELASKCAEKGIHFIDAPVSGGQAGAENGVLTIMCGGEKDVFEAISPVLSSYSNQVVLLGDNGQGQRCKMVNQICIAGVLKGLSEAVLLAQKSGLNIEQVVDVLKHGAAGSWQMENRAVTMSENKFDFGFAIDWMRKDLRFCLNEAEKNGLSLPLTEEIDRQYLSLQERGFGRLDTSVLIKACGNE
- the yjjG gene encoding pyrimidine 5'-nucleotidase, translating into MKYEWIFFDADETLFHFDAFKGMQLMFERKGVTFTEQDFSEYQAVNKPLWVDYQNGDITAEQLKHIRFEGWANKLGTTPSELNTAFLEAMADICAVLPGAKELMESIAGKAKVGIITNGFTDLQEIRLARTGMNKYVEQVIISEQVGTAKPDQIIFEHALNRAGNPCKSKVLMVGDNLHSDILGGINFGIETCWLNSHGAQATDGINPHYTVSSLGELQAILEA
- a CDS encoding TSUP family transporter — its product is MEWLGNDITLLILVALMVSAFAAGFIDSVAGGGGLILVPSFILAGLPPQLALGQEKIVSTLGTIAAIRNFIRNKKVIWTAVATGIPAGLIGAYAGAQAILYFDPDTIGKIILFMLPFGIILSFIPKKNRNEDNSAPINKTVILFGVPTAVLVIGFYDGFFGPGTGSFLILALHYLLRFDLVSASATSKLFNFSSNIGALFAFMIAGNVLYMLAMPLVAMNLLGNHVGSSSAMKYGAKLIQRTISVSLSLLMISLGYKFLI